The genome window GTATTGACCTTCTCTACCTACAGCAGCAAAAGGAGGCTGTTGTTCTTACCTCTGATATGCAGCACAAATATTACATAAGTGTGTTAAGTCACTGCCACTTAAAGCACTATTGCACAAAAAAAAGGTAAAGTTGGCCAACAAGTGGGCGTCCTCAAAGTGCAGCACTGAGCATGACTGCTCTTAACTCTTAAATAATGCAGTCTGTATTTCATTCAAAGGGAGGGATGGTGCTAATGATTTAAGATTTAACAgtactgtgtgaatgtgaatgttAAGGCTTTCTCCAACATGCATTTCATCTATTAGCTGTGGACTCCGCATCTCACCAGAGCACCTTTTTTTATGAGATGAGTAGTCAATATTGCAGTGAATTAGTTTGAATAGAATTGTATATAAATGCATGTTTATACAAAGGTCTCCCTCTGTCCCAATGACTTCCAGCGGACATAACATCCTCTTTGGGACACCATGCAGGGCCTCTGACGGAACCACTAGCTTGCAGCGGTTCACCTCTAAACTTCAATTCAAACAATATAGCAGCTTTCTGAACAGGCCCAAGCACACTGTGTGTCATCCTTTGTTTCggagcattttactgttgtgtGGACTTTTTGTCTTGTACCAGAAACTACATGGATGTGCACAtcgtcttttttgacacacacacacacacacacacacacacacacacacacacacacacacacacacacacacacacacacacacacacacacacacacacacacaataaataaatagctgAAGATGTACTGGCTAGTCTGTAAGTCCTTTAAAAGGTTGTTCCCTGAATAGAACaccattaacccttgtgttgtcttccattcgaccaCGTACTTGTCGTCCTGtaaatcaacactttttctgacgtttttgtctcttttatcAACacctttgtctcttttttcaatgtttttggctctttttttttttacgttttaacGCTTCTTTCACTACTATTTATAAAccccactaacaccaacttattaccagcTTTATactcatttttggaattcatggtcagtacacctcatttataggaaattatacctaattcttgagtttaaaaagcagaaattatgaattatttagactcatTAAATGAAGGATAATTACAGAAGGGTACATGTCAATGTTCAGTctgattttgaaaaaaaaattcttttcaaatgctatttgtttctataaaaacacccaaaagtcaatgaaagaCTTcctatcttttgttgtacttgcgaagcgcgatgtatggaatcatccaaaTTAGGTAggtaaaaagaaacccatatttctgatatagacattttgaaaaacgggtcaaatttgacccgaaggcaacacaagggttaaaagtaTCTACCATTAATAAGCATCATCAGTGAAGCTTAATGGATCAGTAGATACACATTTCCTCagtatttgtttgttatttCTGCTGAAGCTTTGTGCGCAACAAAAGCAGCTGTCACTTTAAAAATGCAAACAGGACTGTCCACTTCTGCAGCTGTTATCAGTCTATCTGTCAAAGAGGAATGTTTTCAAAACGCAATCAAATATTTTTTCTGCCACCGCTGCCTATCACAAACAAGAGAACTTGAAAAACCTGAGCATCTTGCATTTCTTCCTTCAGGTGTCTTTTgttggcaattttttttttttttttttttacttcagcaGATTGTAAATGTTGCACATAAGAGAAGCATGAAACGGTTAGGAGGTTTTTGAGGCATCTCTTTTATCTTAATAAATAACCTTGATAAAGATTAGCTGAAGTTTGTCTTGCGCAAGTGCCTGTTGGGGATTTCTATAGCGCTCACTTGTAAAGGCCAGGAGCCGCCCATGATGCCGGCCTGAATGGCCACACCTGTGACCACAGCCAGGTCAGGGTCTACTGATGTGTTGGGCTCCTTCCCAAAGTACTCCCTGATCAGCATCCTGATCCTCGGGATCCTGGTAGACCCTCCGACCAGAACAATCTCATCCACGTCCTCTTTCTCAAGGTGGCCCTCAGATAACACCGTCTCAACGGGAGCAAGGATCTTCTGGAAAAGGTCCTTGTTGATCTCCTCGAACAGCTCGCGAGTGATCACAGCCTGGAAGAGAACCGGCGCAGGAGCCGAGCCTTCTGGTGACACGGAGCTGCCGTGGGCGTGAAGGTGCAGGGGCACCCTGATGGTGATGCTGGGTTGGAGGGTGAGGTTGAGCTTGGCGGCTTCCACGGCCTGTCGGAGACGGTGGATGTCCTCTTTGTGAGTGGGTGGGATGCCAAACTCCTGTTGGGCTCGCTCTATGGTGTACTGGAGCAACCTCTGGCTAAAGTCTTGACCTCCCAGCTTGTTGTTCCCTGCCGAAAAACACAGTCCGCTTAAGATTAGGCTACAGTTCCCTCCGGCAATAATGGCTCTTATTTGGGCAAATGCTGCTTTGCAAAGTTTCAGACTAAAGATGCTAAAATTGAAGCAGATTATTGTCTGAACAGATATTGGAAAGTTTCCATATTTTTTTCAACTGTTGAGAGCACAGAATAAAATGATATTTTAAGCCTTTaaaaaaggtgcaatatgtaatatatttactgtatttaatccaaaaatgaccccaatgcgtcatcagatattaaggaaacatgctaaattgaaatactatcttttctgacaacaatgctaatgccagtattttctcttttgaatttccgttccgtgacagaatgcctgtttgtgttttggcctgtgtgttgttatcaactgcccagtttgacagccaggctgggttgccagatatacctgtaaaaacgtaaacccagcgtgCTACAACTGTAACGTTAggacagccatgaaagcagcaaacaaacaaacagcatcaacagagatagattctacccgacctaaaaaaaaggcatgtttctaatagttgcatgaccagagacgtaataaaaccctgggtaaatattggagatgtatttgaaagatggagacagctaagagcccaaaaggacgcagagttggctaatttcctcctgaacaggtaagcattagcttcaggctaatttatcacggctacaagggacgggcattttatgtcatttcaacttgtgtactcacattgaattatatagctagtgtacccgagttggttattCGCagaaacaattgagacacagccagtaaagtgatcccgactggtcctggctaacgacGCCATGCTAacattaccggaggaccaggcaagcgggccacggctgtttacaacgtgtagcctgttcagtggccatagccgacaacggtgagttattttaagccaagagagggaggctgtaaatcgggaggaccgtgagtttgcgcTGTTTTTAGCGGTTGTTGCCGTAATTTTAAGCCGAGAAAGTGCGTCTGTCAGTCGGGTACAGAGCTCCTCatgagcacaggcttttatgactgtcaatatagccagcagctaacgttagctactccgctgcgctgtgaagtaatgtctggctatgtgagactagcgtctagcaacattgttgtggatgctgcggtctcagcctggcaacctctgtgaactttgagtctggggaggagggggcgggggagataactctctccagtatttgaATTTGggctgcagtaactattttaaacactagctgtcagtattacatattgcacctttaactgGGACATGAACTGTGCAACAAAAAGGTGAAGCTCCTTTTTCAGACAACAGTGGGCTCATCTCACCTCCTAGCACTGAAGTGGGTAAACACATTACCTGCCATGGCTCTGGTGAGGAACATGCCTCCCTGTTTGTTGAGCAGAGAAACATCCAGGGTTCCTCCCCCAAGGTCCACCACCAGCACATTAAACACATCCACCTTGTGCAGGCCGTAGGCCATGGCTGCTGCTGTGGGCTCATTGATCACACGCAGGATCTCCAGGCCTgcaagacaaagaaaagattGTACCCTATATGCCAGTTATATTACTAATGCAGTATGTGTAGCTTGTATATGTAATGCTTTGGGGGAAGGAAGAAACTCAAATGACCTACTAGGACATCCAACATCAGATTAAAATATTTAGAGAACTGACCAGCGAGGTTGGCGGCCCTGATAGTGTAGTTCCTCTGTCTCTCGTCAAACTCTGCAGGCACCGAGATGACAGCTTTCTGGATGGGCATGTCAAGGTGTCGCTCTGccatcttcttcatcttcagCAGCAGCCTG of Sander lucioperca isolate FBNREF2018 chromosome 5, SLUC_FBN_1.2, whole genome shotgun sequence contains these proteins:
- the hspa13 gene encoding heat shock 70 kDa protein 13, translating into MSGEMSMIGSVILALFLAGYLGQQYLPPPKPKVIGLDLGTTFCSVGVFHPGSGEVEVIADEEGRKSIPSAVSFTTTAVLAGHEAVDLADSNPQNTIYDAKRFIGKIFEPEVLEQESARYPFKVINNNGSAEFLISTNHTFAVSPEFIGSRLLLKMKKMAERHLDMPIQKAVISVPAEFDERQRNYTIRAANLAGLEILRVINEPTAAAMAYGLHKVDVFNVLVVDLGGGTLDVSLLNKQGGMFLTRAMAGNNKLGGQDFSQRLLQYTIERAQQEFGIPPTHKEDIHRLRQAVEAAKLNLTLQPSITIRVPLHLHAHGSSVSPEGSAPAPVLFQAVITRELFEEINKDLFQKILAPVETVLSEGHLEKEDVDEIVLVGGSTRIPRIRMLIREYFGKEPNTSVDPDLAVVTGVAIQAGIMGGSWPLQVSAIEIPNRHLRKTNFS